In the Sarcophilus harrisii chromosome 3, mSarHar1.11, whole genome shotgun sequence genome, one interval contains:
- the NPHS1 gene encoding nephrin: MARGALRAGIFLQLLAAALPQTPPQQHFWLLPDNVTVAAGEDVVLKCGVRGRQGHVQWVKDGFGLGPNPEIPGFPRYRMTGSPDKGEFHLHISKCDITDDAEFECQVSRSESSPELISPRIMVTVLVPPKVIQMSPEAGSLVTWVAGEEYSVTCTSGESKPEAKIIFHQDHWAVPDVFPYTNPGSQEKFVTTEATVRVTPKPSDNGKLLTCEVNHPALKESLKSSFTMNILFPPGPPVIEWPGQMEGKAKAGEDLELPCVSRGGNPLATLQWLKNGKVISTVWETDHKQALARSILPLTIQPEDNGAQLSCEAQNSVSPGAQQHVITLRVTCEDPGAAPAPLPPAESPRSRASQRPGPLSASLLHSSPGKGAELGEQPSETLGPPSEEGADTASSHSIILGSPSLEETSKPFPLPPAQNRAVLARWLGPVWGRPEIPGGQPFGPEGFAKETLKKSVTLNVKYPIQKLWIETFPPGDSFRAGNQVRLLCLAIGGNPDPSLSWCKDKKLVVETRPGAERRPRSAVEKSGSTLSRELVLRLDPSDNQAVYTCKTTSNCKAPGDPATASEVPLQWSPAGVPPTGIWNAHSDRGPLNLTCVSLSSNPPVNLSWEKEGERGSSPRLHPREGCPAILESTHFLFLGLEDSSEKTEDQIPIESEFPGWFLLPILFALGVLLLLSNVSCIGYVLWRQKHRGLPSEGTKEEKSEEGSETRTGNEYEESQWSGRRTPSTAESSAEMEPYYHSMRDFSPQLPPTPEEEPQYRGFWGHEYEEVAGPGPVYDEVERLYPLSGAWEPPYQGTQMGTYQYGEWPHGTQAAPAEPGRIYDLVSEDLPGAGDNYLPFHLRGELV, translated from the exons ATGGCCAGAGGAGCTCTGCGTGCCGGAATCTTCCTGCAGCTGCTGGCGGCAG cCCTGCCACAGACCCCGCCCCAACAGCACTTCTGGCTACTACCGGACAACGTGACAGTCGCCGCAGGAGAAGACGTAGTATTGAAATGTGGCGTCCGAGGCAGACAAGGCCACGTGCAGTGGGTGAAAGATGGCTTCGGGTTGGGCCCCAACCCCGAGATCCCAGGGTTCCCTAGATACCGCATGACGGGCAGCCCTGATAAAG GCGAGTTTCACCTCCACATCTCCAAGTGTGACATTACCGACGATGCGGAGTTCGAATGTCAAGTCAGCCGGTCCGAGAGCAGCCCAGAGCTCATCTCTCCCAGAATCATGGTCACCGTGCTGG TGCCCCCCAAGGTGATCCAGATGTCGCCAGAGGCTGGGAGCTTGGTGACCTGGGTTGCTGGAGAGGAATATTCAGTCACCTGCACCTCCGGAGAGTCTAAACCAGAAGCCAAGATCATTTTCCATCAGG ACCACTGGGCGGTCCCAGACGTCTTCCCCTATACAAATCCTGGATCCCAGGAGAAATTTGTCACCACGGAGGCCACGGTCAG GGTGACTCCCAAGCCTTCTGACAACGGGAAACTCCTGACCTGTGAAGTGAACCACCCAGCCCTGAAGGAGTCCTTGAAATCCTCCTTCACCATGAATATTCTGT TCCCCCCCGGCCCTCCCGTCATCGAGTGGCCTGGCCAGATGGAGGGGAAAGCCAAAGCTGGAGAGGACCTGGAGCTGCCCTGCGTGTCACGAGGGGGAAACCCTCTGGCCACCCTGCAGTGGCTGAAG AATGGAAAGGTGATCTCCACGGTCTGGGAGACGGACCACAAGCAGGCCCTGGCCCGAAGCATCCTGCCCCTGACCATCCAGCCGGAGGATAACGGGGCGCAGCTCAGCTGCGAAGCCCAGAACAGTGTGTCCCCCGGGGCTCAGCAGCACGTCATCACGCTGCGCGTCACCTGTGAGGATCCGGGGGCTGCCCCTGCCCCGCTCCCTCCCGCCGAGTCCCCCCGGAGTCGCGCCTCTCAGCGGCCCGGccccctctctgcctccctcctccaCAGTTCCCCCGGCAAGGGGGCAGAGCTCGGGGAACAACCCTCGGAGACCCTCGGACCCCCATCTGAGGAGGGAGCAGACACAGCTTCCTCCCA CTCTATCATCCTGGGCTCCCCGAGCCTGGAAGaaacaagcaaaccctttcccctTCCACCCGCCCAGAACCGGGCAGTCCTGGCGCGGTGGCTGG GGCCCGTTTGGGGGAGGCCAGAAATACCAGGGGGCCAACCCTTCGGCCCCGAGGGCTTTGCCAAGGAGACCCTCAAGAAGTCGGTCACACTGAACGTGAAAT ATCCTATCCAGAAGCTCTGGATCGAGACTTTTCCCCCAGGAGACAGCTTCCGAGCCGGAAACCAGGTTCGGCTCCTGTGTCTGGCCATCGGGGGCAATCCGGATCCTTCCCTCTCGTGGTGCAAG GACAAGAAGCTAGTGGTGGAGACCAGGCCGGGCGCGGAGCGGAGGCCCAGGAGTGCGGTGGAGAAGTCGGGGAGCACCCTGTCCAGAGAGCTGGTGCTGAGGCTGGACCCCAGCGACAACCAGGCCGTCTACACCTGCAAGACCACTTCCAACTGCAAGGCCCCGGGGGACCCGGCCACCGCCTCCGAGGTTCCCCTGCAGTGGAGCCCCGCGGGAG TCCCTCCCACTGGAATTTGGAACGCCCATTCGGACCGGGGACCCTTGAACCTCACTTGTGTCAGCCTCAGTAGTAACCCCCCAGTCAACCTGTcctgggaaaaggaaggggagagggggtcATCCCCCCGCCTCCACCCCCGGGAAG GGTGTCCTGCCATCTTGGAGTCaacccatttcctttttctaggcCTTGAAGACTCCTCTGAGAAGACGGAAGACCAGATCCCTATAGAATCTG AATTCCCTGGGTGGTTCCTGCTCCCCATACTCTTTGCCCTAGGAGTTCTGCTACTGCTGTCCAATGTTTCCTGCATAGGATACGTGCTCTGGAGGCAGAAACATCGTGGGCTTCCCTCAGAGG GAACCAAAGAGGAAAAGTCCGAGGAAGG GTCAGAGACGAGAACTGGAAATGAATATGAAGAGAGCCAATGGAGTGGCCGGCGCACCCCAAGCACCGCG GAGAGTTCAGCAGAGATGGAACCCTATTACCATTCTATGAGGGACTTTAGTCCCCAGCTTCCCCCAACACCTGAAGAGGAACCTCAATATCGAG GCTTTTGGGGTCACGAATATGAGGAGGTGGCAGGCCCCGGGCCTGTTTATGATGAAGTTGAGAGGCTGTACCCCCTGTCTGGTGCCTGGGAACCTCCCTACCAAGGAACCCAAATG GGAACTTATCAGTATGGAGAATGGCCCCACGGAACACAAGCAGCACCAGCGGAGCCAGGAAGGATTTATGACCTGGTGTCTGAGGACCTGCCTGGGGCAGGGGACAATTACCTGCCCTTCCACCTCAGAGGGGAGTTGGTCTAA